One stretch of Streptomyces sp. A2-16 DNA includes these proteins:
- a CDS encoding LAETG motif-containing sortase-dependent surface protein, whose product MAFTPISRRTSRAARFLGVAAASTAIVLSASSNALACNIKEFSAEAKCDGEKGVITVTDVDKAGVEATVSVYLQNNGADAKKVGEQTVKGSKDGTTITFEEDWAPNAEYRIHVEALPYIKGEDIKPNLITPATACKTEDTPTPTPTPTPSDSASTPAEESPTPTPSASEGTTAPATVESNAPSPAAGDSNLAETGANSNTGLIAGIAIALVAIGGGAVFFGLRRRGASSSR is encoded by the coding sequence GTGGCATTCACGCCCATATCCCGCCGCACCTCCCGCGCCGCGCGCTTCCTCGGCGTCGCCGCCGCCTCGACCGCGATCGTGCTCAGCGCCTCCAGCAACGCCCTTGCCTGCAACATCAAGGAGTTCTCCGCCGAGGCCAAGTGTGACGGCGAGAAGGGTGTCATCACCGTCACCGACGTGGACAAGGCCGGTGTCGAGGCCACGGTGTCCGTGTACCTCCAGAACAACGGCGCCGACGCCAAGAAGGTCGGCGAGCAGACGGTGAAGGGTTCCAAGGACGGAACCACCATCACCTTCGAGGAGGACTGGGCGCCCAACGCCGAGTACCGCATCCACGTCGAGGCCCTGCCCTACATCAAGGGCGAGGACATCAAGCCGAACCTGATCACCCCGGCGACCGCCTGCAAGACCGAGGACACGCCGACCCCGACGCCCACGCCCACCCCGTCGGACTCCGCCAGCACCCCGGCCGAGGAGTCCCCGACCCCGACCCCGTCGGCCTCCGAGGGCACCACCGCCCCGGCGACCGTCGAGAGCAACGCCCCGTCGCCGGCCGCCGGTGACTCCAACCTCGCCGAGACCGGCGCCAACTCCAACACCGGTCTGATCGCCGGGATCGCGATCGCGCTCGTGGCGATCGGCGGCGGAGCGGTCTTCTTCGGCCTGCGCCGCCGTGGAGCGAGCAGCTCCCGCTGA
- the rlmN gene encoding 23S rRNA (adenine(2503)-C(2))-methyltransferase RlmN, with protein MPAPGELTFVAPRGAKKPPRHLADLTPAERKEAVAEIGEKPFRAKQLSQHYFARYAHDPAEWTDIPAGARGKLQEALLPELMTVVRHLSTDQGTTRKTLWRLFDGTLVESVLMRYPDRVTMCISSQAGCGMNCPFCATGQAGLDRNLSAAEIVHQIVDGMRALRDGEVPGGPARLSNIVFMGMGEPLANYKRVVTAIRALTDPAPDGLGLSQRGITVSTVGLVPAIHRFADEGFKCRLAISLHAPDDELRDTLVPVNTRWKVREVLDAGFEYVEKSGRRLSIEYALIRDINDQAWRGDRLGRLLRGKPVHVNLIPLNPTPGSKWTASRPEDEKAFVEAIAAHGVPVTVRDTRGQEIDGACGQLAATER; from the coding sequence ATGCCTGCACCCGGAGAACTCACTTTCGTCGCCCCCCGCGGAGCCAAGAAGCCGCCGCGGCACCTTGCCGATCTCACGCCTGCCGAGCGCAAAGAGGCTGTTGCCGAGATCGGGGAGAAGCCGTTTCGTGCCAAGCAGCTCTCGCAGCACTACTTCGCGCGGTACGCGCACGACCCGGCGGAGTGGACGGACATCCCGGCCGGTGCGCGCGGGAAGCTCCAGGAGGCGTTGCTTCCCGAGCTCATGACCGTCGTACGGCATCTGTCGACCGACCAGGGGACCACGCGCAAGACGCTGTGGCGGCTGTTCGACGGGACGCTCGTGGAGTCGGTGCTGATGCGGTACCCGGACCGGGTGACCATGTGCATCAGCTCGCAGGCCGGGTGCGGGATGAACTGTCCCTTCTGTGCGACGGGACAGGCCGGGCTGGATCGCAATCTGTCCGCGGCCGAGATCGTCCATCAGATCGTCGACGGGATGCGGGCGCTCAGGGACGGGGAGGTCCCCGGGGGTCCTGCGCGGCTGTCCAACATCGTCTTCATGGGGATGGGCGAGCCCCTCGCCAACTACAAGCGGGTCGTCACCGCCATCCGCGCGCTCACCGATCCCGCGCCGGACGGGCTCGGGCTGTCGCAGCGCGGCATCACCGTGTCGACCGTCGGGCTCGTGCCCGCCATTCACCGGTTCGCCGACGAAGGCTTCAAGTGCCGGCTCGCGATCTCGCTCCACGCTCCCGATGACGAACTGCGCGACACCCTCGTCCCCGTGAACACGCGGTGGAAGGTGCGCGAGGTCCTCGACGCCGGGTTCGAGTACGTCGAGAAGTCCGGACGGCGGCTCAGCATCGAGTACGCGCTCATCCGGGACATCAACGACCAGGCCTGGCGCGGTGACCGGCTCGGGCGGCTGCTCCGGGGCAAGCCCGTGCACGTCAACCTCATCCCGCTGAACCCGACCCCGGGGTCGAAGTGGACCGCGTCGCGGCCCGAGGACGAGAAGGCCTTCGTCGAGGCGATCGCCGCGCACGGTGTGCCGGTGACCGTCCGGGACACCCGTGGTCAGGAGATCGACGGGGCCTGTGGCCAGCTCGCGGCCACCGAGCGGTAG
- a CDS encoding thiamine ABC transporter substrate-binding protein, translated as MNNKKLLAAVVGLGLVTLSACGSSSDDSSGGDSKTVTLVSHDSWAVSKNVLADFEKKSGYKVKVLEDGDAGQAVNKAILTKDNPQGDVFFGVDNTLLSRALDNGLFQSYEAKGADRIKAEYRADQDKHRVTPIDTGDICVNYDKAWFTAHKLQPPTSYDDLIKPAYKNLLVTENASTSSPGLGFLLGSAAKYGDDGWQGYWKKLKDNGVKVVDGWEQAYNEEFSGSAGGKKAKADRPLVVSYASSPPAEVIYADPRPKTAPTGVADGTCFRQIEYAGLLSNAKNSKGGKAFLDFLLTKEFQQDMPLNMFVYPVVEGAAVPAEFTEYGPQAKDPETMDPAKIADNRDDWVKSWTSLVLR; from the coding sequence GTGAACAACAAGAAGCTTCTCGCTGCCGTGGTCGGCCTCGGTCTCGTCACGCTGTCCGCCTGCGGGTCCTCGTCCGACGACAGCAGTGGCGGCGACTCCAAGACCGTCACCCTCGTCAGCCACGACTCCTGGGCCGTCTCCAAGAACGTCCTGGCCGACTTCGAGAAGAAGTCCGGCTACAAGGTCAAGGTCCTGGAGGACGGCGACGCCGGGCAGGCCGTCAACAAGGCCATCCTCACCAAGGACAACCCGCAGGGCGACGTCTTCTTCGGCGTCGACAACACCCTGCTCTCCCGCGCGCTCGACAACGGCCTCTTCCAGTCGTACGAGGCGAAGGGCGCCGACCGGATCAAGGCCGAGTACCGGGCCGACCAGGACAAGCACCGGGTCACGCCCATCGACACCGGCGACATCTGCGTCAACTACGACAAGGCCTGGTTCACCGCGCACAAGCTCCAGCCGCCGACGTCGTACGACGATCTGATCAAGCCCGCCTACAAGAACCTCCTCGTCACCGAGAACGCCTCCACGTCCTCACCGGGGCTCGGATTCCTGCTCGGGTCCGCCGCGAAGTACGGGGACGACGGCTGGCAGGGTTACTGGAAGAAGCTCAAGGACAACGGCGTCAAGGTCGTCGACGGCTGGGAGCAGGCCTACAACGAGGAGTTCTCCGGGTCGGCCGGCGGCAAGAAGGCCAAGGCCGATCGGCCGCTCGTCGTCTCCTACGCCTCCTCGCCGCCCGCCGAGGTGATCTACGCCGACCCGAGGCCGAAGACCGCGCCCACCGGGGTCGCCGACGGCACCTGCTTCCGGCAGATCGAGTACGCCGGGCTGCTCAGCAACGCCAAGAACAGCAAGGGCGGCAAGGCGTTCCTGGACTTCCTGCTCACCAAGGAGTTCCAGCAGGACATGCCGCTCAACATGTTCGTCTATCCGGTGGTGGAGGGGGCCGCGGTACCGGCCGAGTTCACCGAGTACGGTCCGCAGGCCAAGGATCCCGAGACCATGGATCCGGCCAAGATCGCCGACAACCGTGACGACTGGGTCAAGTCGTGGACCTCGCTCGTACTGAGGTAG
- a CDS encoding maleylpyruvate isomerase family mycothiol-dependent enzyme: protein MTLLAHDRYCDEIAHQVGRLRAVVTSGADLAVTVPTCPDWSLERLVRHTGGALRWVELMVRTRAQEEVPEEQVPSGEGPEDAGELDAWLAETGDMLVAALREAGPDTEVWSWAGVPTSGFWARRMAHELTVHRADATLAAGLPYEVAPEIAADAIDEWLQIVEFVQRTMPHDEARELRGPGRSIHLHATDTAAELNAEWLIGFTEDVIAWRRGHEKATVALRGPLTSVMLAFYRRLPLDSPELEVLGERRLLEFWLERASFG from the coding sequence ATGACGCTGCTCGCACATGACCGTTACTGCGACGAGATCGCCCATCAGGTGGGCCGGTTGAGGGCCGTGGTGACCTCCGGGGCCGACCTGGCGGTGACCGTGCCGACGTGCCCGGACTGGTCGCTGGAGCGGCTGGTGAGGCACACCGGGGGCGCTCTGCGCTGGGTGGAGCTGATGGTGCGGACCCGGGCCCAGGAGGAAGTGCCCGAGGAGCAGGTGCCGTCGGGGGAGGGGCCCGAGGACGCGGGTGAGCTGGACGCGTGGCTCGCCGAGACCGGCGACATGCTCGTCGCCGCGCTGCGGGAGGCCGGGCCGGACACCGAGGTGTGGTCCTGGGCCGGGGTTCCCACCTCCGGGTTCTGGGCCCGGCGGATGGCGCACGAGCTGACCGTCCACCGCGCCGACGCCACGCTCGCCGCCGGGCTGCCCTACGAGGTCGCCCCGGAGATCGCCGCCGACGCGATCGACGAGTGGCTGCAGATCGTGGAGTTCGTGCAGCGGACCATGCCGCACGACGAGGCACGGGAGCTGCGCGGGCCGGGGCGGAGCATCCATCTGCACGCCACCGACACGGCCGCGGAGCTGAACGCGGAGTGGCTGATCGGATTCACCGAGGACGTCATCGCCTGGCGGCGCGGGCACGAGAAGGCGACCGTCGCGCTGCGGGGGCCGCTGACCTCGGTCATGCTCGCCTTCTACCGCCGACTGCCGCTGGACAGCCCGGAGTTGGAGGTGCTCGGAGAGCGCCGGCTGCTGGAGTTCTGGCTGGAGCGGGCGAGCTTCGGGTGA
- a CDS encoding LOG family protein — MQTSPAHAAHHDDREIETVEEFDAVVSTRGSLTGFRVQSVDLTDRTRELLATDTAGAVFLGCPMRENAAEKLRTDGALVFPPVPGLPFDPYRGLLYSPEELFDGLEKGYEQTPDALAYAWFQRTRADGDIYASMLRSVHDDAVSDALDELLRGAKVVGVMGGHAMARGTEAYAGAARLGRELTRAGFTVATGGGPGAMEAANLGAHAAPFEDSMLDEACELLAKAPSFTPSITDWARAAFEVRARWPRGGHSVGIPTWFYGHEPPNAFASHIGKYFANATREDGLLARSTAGVVFLPGAAGTVQEIFDNATPNYYESRGEPTPMVLVNRVHWTEKLPTWPLLQALARERSMEARIALVDRIEEAPAALKRLTR, encoded by the coding sequence GTGCAGACGAGCCCCGCCCATGCGGCACATCACGACGACCGTGAGATCGAGACCGTCGAGGAGTTCGACGCGGTCGTCTCGACCCGCGGCTCCCTCACCGGCTTCCGCGTCCAGTCCGTCGATCTGACCGACCGGACAAGGGAATTGCTCGCCACCGACACCGCGGGCGCCGTCTTCCTCGGCTGCCCGATGCGGGAGAACGCGGCAGAGAAGCTGCGCACGGACGGCGCCCTGGTCTTCCCGCCCGTCCCGGGCCTGCCCTTCGACCCGTACCGCGGACTGCTCTACTCCCCCGAGGAGTTGTTCGACGGGCTGGAGAAGGGCTACGAGCAGACGCCCGACGCGCTCGCCTACGCCTGGTTCCAGCGCACCAGGGCCGACGGCGACATATACGCGTCGATGCTGCGCTCCGTCCACGACGACGCCGTCTCCGACGCCCTCGACGAACTCCTGCGCGGCGCGAAAGTCGTGGGGGTGATGGGCGGTCACGCGATGGCCCGGGGCACGGAGGCCTACGCCGGCGCCGCCCGACTCGGCCGCGAGCTGACCCGGGCCGGGTTCACCGTGGCCACCGGGGGCGGGCCGGGCGCGATGGAGGCCGCCAACCTCGGCGCCCACGCGGCCCCCTTCGAGGACAGCATGCTGGACGAGGCGTGCGAACTACTCGCCAAGGCGCCGTCGTTCACGCCCTCGATCACCGACTGGGCGCGCGCCGCCTTCGAGGTCCGCGCCCGGTGGCCCCGGGGCGGTCACTCCGTCGGCATCCCGACCTGGTTCTACGGGCACGAGCCGCCGAACGCCTTCGCCTCGCACATCGGCAAGTACTTCGCCAACGCCACCCGCGAGGACGGTCTGCTGGCCCGCTCCACCGCGGGCGTCGTGTTCCTGCCGGGCGCCGCCGGCACCGTGCAGGAGATCTTCGACAACGCGACGCCCAACTACTACGAGTCGCGCGGCGAGCCCACGCCGATGGTGCTCGTGAACCGCGTGCACTGGACGGAGAAGCTGCCCACCTGGCCGCTGCTCCAGGCGCTGGCGCGGGAGCGGTCAATGGAGGCCCGAATCGCCCTGGTTGACCGGATCGAGGAGGCTCCGGCGGCACTGAAACGTCTCACACGGTAA
- a CDS encoding ABC transporter ATP-binding protein, protein MLLSLADATVRFGGRAVLDGVGLDVAEHEIVCVLGPSGSGKSTLLRAVAGLQPLDEGRVLLDGRDQAGVPAHRRGVGLMFQDHQLFPQRDVGANVAFGLRMHSVARAQRDERVRELLDLVGLPGAGRRAVGSLSGGEQQRVALARALAPRPRLLMLDEPLGQLDRSLRERLVVELRELFGRLGTTVLAVTHDQGEAFALADRVVVMRDGRIAQSGTPLEVWQRPADEFVARFLGFENVVEGTVTGEAADTVWGKVPVPPGAAQGVRSVLVRPVGVRLVAADDGLRCTVAARTFKGTHVAVHLQPADGGPRLEAACALREAPGVGDAVGVEFDAADIVVLG, encoded by the coding sequence ATGCTGCTGAGCCTTGCGGACGCGACGGTACGGTTCGGCGGGCGGGCCGTGCTCGACGGGGTCGGCCTGGATGTCGCCGAGCACGAGATCGTGTGTGTGCTCGGGCCGAGCGGCAGCGGCAAGTCGACGCTGCTGCGGGCGGTGGCCGGACTCCAGCCGCTCGACGAGGGGCGGGTGCTGCTCGACGGGCGCGACCAGGCCGGGGTGCCCGCGCACCGACGCGGGGTCGGGCTGATGTTCCAGGACCATCAGCTGTTCCCGCAGCGGGACGTGGGGGCCAACGTGGCCTTCGGGCTGCGGATGCACTCCGTCGCGAGAGCACAACGGGACGAGCGGGTGAGGGAGTTGCTCGACCTCGTCGGACTGCCGGGCGCCGGTCGCCGGGCCGTCGGCTCGCTGTCCGGCGGTGAGCAGCAGCGGGTCGCGCTGGCCCGGGCACTTGCCCCCCGGCCCCGGCTGCTGATGCTCGACGAGCCGCTCGGGCAGCTGGACCGTTCGCTGCGGGAGCGGCTGGTGGTCGAACTGCGGGAGCTGTTCGGGCGGTTGGGCACCACCGTGCTCGCGGTCACCCACGACCAGGGCGAGGCCTTCGCGCTCGCCGACCGGGTCGTGGTGATGCGGGACGGGCGGATCGCCCAGTCCGGTACGCCGCTTGAGGTGTGGCAGCGGCCGGCCGACGAGTTCGTGGCCCGCTTCCTCGGCTTCGAGAACGTGGTCGAGGGGACGGTGACGGGCGAGGCCGCGGACACGGTGTGGGGCAAGGTGCCGGTGCCCCCGGGAGCCGCCCAGGGGGTCCGGAGCGTGCTGGTGCGGCCGGTGGGAGTGCGGCTCGTGGCGGCCGACGACGGACTGCGCTGCACGGTCGCCGCGCGCACCTTCAAGGGCACCCATGTCGCCGTACATCTGCAACCCGCGGACGGCGGGCCGCGGTTGGAGGCCGCGTGCGCGCTGCGGGAGGCGCCGGGGGTCGGGGACGCGGTCGGGGTGGAGTTCGACGCGGCCGACATCGTCGTGCTGGGCTGA
- a CDS encoding WXG100 family type VII secretion target — protein MSINSWIDGKVLEILQAAGVELPGGDGDTLRSIARAWDTMGTELTDVVRALDVAIAGVDRQGWHGAARDAFESHWAEQRRVIQDVAGNFHHVADGLRSYADEIDGINKEIIDICVEIAEMEIAGVALSFFTGFISDLVANTAVAERVAKVVDLVKLFTSAAERVAGLLERFSGLSAETVATLERMLTAVARVSASFAKTGLESFATNFVADSGSLMVTQAVNGQPVTVGADLRNGALLAGGTAGFTAGAGAIGARVTGVAGDLLRGEGLLGTAVNGALGNVSGGLTADYANSQDASTMGQDALTNAVAGAAGNAQNHGVNHALEEHGSLGGEHLSDRGRLADGAFRNTVGTTLNTGVYAAASGIESDIQNLTKDENDK, from the coding sequence GTGAGCATCAACAGCTGGATCGACGGCAAGGTCCTGGAGATCCTGCAGGCCGCCGGTGTGGAACTCCCTGGCGGAGACGGTGACACGCTCCGGTCCATCGCCCGGGCCTGGGACACCATGGGCACCGAACTGACGGACGTCGTACGGGCCCTGGACGTCGCAATCGCCGGAGTCGACCGGCAGGGCTGGCACGGGGCCGCCCGGGACGCCTTCGAGAGCCACTGGGCCGAGCAGAGGAGGGTGATCCAGGACGTCGCCGGCAACTTCCACCATGTCGCCGACGGGCTGCGCTCCTACGCCGACGAGATCGACGGGATCAACAAGGAGATCATCGACATCTGTGTCGAGATCGCCGAGATGGAGATCGCCGGGGTCGCGCTGTCGTTCTTCACCGGCTTCATCTCCGACCTCGTCGCGAACACGGCGGTGGCGGAGCGGGTCGCCAAGGTCGTGGACCTGGTCAAGCTGTTCACGTCGGCGGCGGAGCGGGTGGCGGGCCTCCTGGAGCGGTTCTCGGGGCTCAGCGCGGAGACGGTCGCCACGCTGGAGCGGATGCTCACGGCCGTCGCCAGGGTCAGCGCGAGCTTCGCCAAGACGGGGCTGGAGAGCTTCGCGACGAACTTCGTGGCGGACTCGGGAAGCCTGATGGTGACCCAGGCCGTCAACGGGCAGCCGGTGACCGTGGGCGCCGACCTGAGGAACGGCGCGCTGCTCGCGGGCGGCACGGCCGGGTTCACCGCGGGAGCCGGCGCGATCGGGGCCCGGGTCACGGGGGTGGCCGGAGACCTCCTGAGAGGGGAGGGCCTGCTCGGCACCGCGGTCAACGGGGCGCTCGGCAACGTGAGCGGTGGTCTGACGGCCGACTACGCGAACAGTCAGGACGCCTCGACCATGGGGCAGGACGCGCTGACCAACGCCGTCGCCGGTGCCGCCGGAAACGCCCAGAACCACGGGGTCAACCATGCGCTGGAGGAGCACGGCAGCCTCGGCGGGGAACACCTGAGCGACCGGGGAAGGCTCGCGGACGGAGCGTTCAGGAACACCGTGGGCACCACGCTCAACACCGGCGTCTACGCAGCCGCCTCCGGCATCGAGTCCGACATCCAGAACCTGACGAAGGACGAGAACGACAAGTGA
- a CDS encoding iron ABC transporter permease, which translates to MDLARTEVAGRRRGSAARLGLMAVPVAFFAVFFAYPVAAIVTRGLKTDGTWQLGRITDVLTQPDIRHVLWFTTWQALASTVLTLLIALPGAYVFARFDFPGKQILRAVVTVPFVLPTVVVGTAFLALVGRGGLLDELWGVRLDTTVWAILLAHVFFNYAVVVRTVGGLWAQLDPRQEEAARMLGASRLAAWRTVTLPALGPAVAAAALMVFLFTFTSFGVVQILGGPTFSTLEVEIYRQTSEIFDLSTAAVLTLIQFVAVGAVLALHAWTVRRRETALRLVDASGTARRPRGAGERSLLAGVVAIIAVLLLLPLAVLVQRSLDAPDFGYYRALTSSDGGVFLVPPIEAVGNSLEYALAATAIAVAIGGLAAAALTRRDAGRFVRGFDALLMLPLGVSAVTVGFGFLISLDEPPLDLRQSWILVPLAQALVGVPFVVRTMLPVLRAVDHRLREAAAVLGASPWRVWREIDLPMVRRALLIAAGFAFAVSLGEFGATVFIARPDNPTLPVAVARLLGRAGDLNYGQAMALSTILMIVCAVALLALERLRTDRTGEF; encoded by the coding sequence GTGGACCTCGCTCGTACTGAGGTAGCCGGCAGGCGCAGGGGCAGCGCGGCGCGGCTCGGTCTCATGGCCGTGCCCGTCGCGTTCTTCGCCGTCTTCTTCGCCTATCCCGTCGCCGCGATCGTCACGCGCGGCCTCAAGACCGACGGGACGTGGCAGCTCGGCAGGATCACCGACGTCCTCACCCAGCCGGACATCCGGCACGTCCTGTGGTTCACCACCTGGCAGGCGCTCGCCTCCACCGTGCTCACGCTGCTGATCGCGCTCCCCGGCGCGTACGTCTTCGCGCGCTTCGACTTCCCCGGCAAGCAGATCCTGCGGGCCGTGGTCACCGTCCCCTTCGTCCTGCCGACCGTCGTCGTCGGCACGGCCTTCCTGGCGCTGGTCGGCCGCGGCGGACTGCTGGACGAGCTGTGGGGCGTACGGCTGGACACCACCGTGTGGGCGATCCTGCTCGCGCACGTCTTCTTCAACTACGCGGTCGTCGTACGGACCGTCGGCGGACTGTGGGCCCAGCTCGACCCGCGTCAGGAGGAGGCCGCGCGGATGCTGGGCGCGTCCAGGCTCGCGGCCTGGCGGACGGTCACCCTCCCGGCGCTCGGGCCGGCCGTGGCCGCCGCCGCGCTGATGGTCTTCCTGTTCACCTTCACCTCCTTCGGCGTGGTCCAGATCCTCGGCGGGCCGACCTTCTCCACCCTCGAAGTGGAGATCTACCGCCAGACCTCCGAGATCTTCGACCTCTCCACGGCCGCCGTGCTGACGCTCATCCAGTTCGTCGCGGTGGGCGCGGTCCTCGCCCTGCACGCGTGGACGGTACGACGCCGGGAGACGGCCCTGCGGCTCGTGGACGCCTCCGGCACCGCCCGGCGGCCGCGCGGGGCGGGGGAGCGGTCGCTGCTGGCCGGGGTCGTCGCGATCATCGCCGTACTCCTGCTGCTGCCGCTCGCCGTGCTGGTCCAGCGGTCGCTCGACGCACCCGACTTCGGCTACTACCGGGCGCTGACGAGCTCCGACGGCGGGGTCTTCCTCGTCCCGCCGATCGAGGCGGTCGGGAACTCGCTGGAGTACGCCCTCGCCGCGACCGCCATCGCGGTGGCGATCGGAGGGCTCGCGGCGGCCGCGTTGACCAGGCGGGACGCGGGGCGGTTCGTACGGGGCTTCGACGCGCTGCTGATGCTGCCGCTCGGGGTGTCCGCGGTGACCGTCGGCTTCGGGTTCCTGATCTCCCTCGACGAGCCGCCGCTGGACCTCAGACAGTCCTGGATCCTGGTGCCGCTCGCGCAGGCGCTGGTCGGGGTGCCGTTCGTCGTGCGGACCATGCTGCCGGTGCTGCGGGCCGTGGACCACCGGCTGCGGGAGGCCGCGGCCGTGCTCGGGGCCTCGCCGTGGCGGGTGTGGCGGGAGATCGACCTGCCCATGGTGCGGCGGGCGCTGCTGATCGCGGCGGGCTTCGCCTTCGCCGTGTCGCTGGGCGAGTTCGGGGCGACCGTGTTCATCGCACGGCCCGACAACCCCACCCTGCCGGTCGCCGTGGCCCGGCTGCTCGGACGTGCCGGTGATCTCAACTACGGCCAGGCGATGGCCCTTTCGACCATCCTGATGATCGTGTGCGCGGTGGCGCTGCTGGCCCTTGAACGGCTGCGGACCGACCGGACCGGGGAGTTCTGA
- a CDS encoding phosphatidate cytidylyltransferase codes for MNDSSWATPPHAGYWGPSDQGPVQGAAPAGPAYDAHDAQHTRPMPIVPDGPVVPRHGDDQDDDRGAARLSGPLFRDETFRDETFRNEMFRDETAPAQPYAAAPQKQNPEPMPDASQPAPAPQKKSAGRDLGAAIGVGVGLGAVIIASLFFVKAAFVGVIAVAVVVGLWELTKRLEERKGIKAPLVPLALGGAAMVVAGYVRGAEGAWVAMALTALAVLVWRMTEPPEGYLKDVTAGVFAAFYVPFLATFVAMMLTAEDGAARVLTFLLLTVVSDTGAYAVGWRFGTHKLAPRISPGKTREGLVGAVAFAMAAGALCMEFLIDDGRWWQGLLLGLAVAASATLGDLGESMIKRDLGIKDMGTLLPGHGGIMDRLDSLLPTAPVVWLLMVLFVGSG; via the coding sequence ATGAACGACTCTTCCTGGGCGACTCCGCCACACGCCGGGTACTGGGGGCCGTCCGACCAGGGGCCTGTCCAGGGGGCTGCCCCGGCGGGTCCCGCGTACGATGCGCATGACGCGCAGCACACTCGCCCCATGCCCATCGTGCCCGACGGACCCGTCGTACCCCGACACGGCGACGACCAGGATGACGACCGGGGGGCCGCTCGGCTGAGCGGTCCCTTGTTCCGGGACGAGACGTTCCGCGACGAGACGTTCCGGAACGAAATGTTCCGTGACGAGACAGCGCCGGCGCAGCCCTACGCGGCGGCGCCGCAGAAGCAGAATCCGGAGCCCATGCCCGATGCCTCGCAGCCGGCGCCCGCGCCGCAGAAGAAGAGCGCGGGGCGGGACCTGGGTGCGGCCATAGGGGTCGGCGTCGGACTCGGCGCGGTGATCATCGCCTCGCTGTTCTTCGTCAAGGCCGCCTTCGTCGGCGTGATAGCGGTCGCCGTCGTGGTGGGCCTGTGGGAGCTGACCAAGCGGCTGGAGGAGCGCAAGGGCATCAAGGCGCCGCTGGTGCCGCTGGCGCTCGGCGGGGCCGCGATGGTCGTCGCCGGGTACGTCCGGGGCGCCGAGGGGGCCTGGGTCGCCATGGCGCTCACGGCGCTGGCGGTCCTCGTCTGGCGGATGACGGAGCCGCCGGAGGGCTACCTCAAGGACGTCACCGCCGGTGTCTTCGCGGCGTTCTACGTCCCGTTCCTGGCCACGTTCGTCGCCATGATGCTGACGGCCGAGGACGGAGCGGCACGCGTTCTGACCTTCCTGCTCCTGACCGTCGTCAGCGACACCGGGGCCTACGCAGTCGGCTGGCGCTTCGGCACCCACAAGCTCGCGCCGCGCATCAGCCCCGGCAAGACCCGGGAGGGCCTGGTCGGAGCGGTGGCGTTCGCGATGGCTGCGGGCGCGCTGTGCATGGAGTTCCTGATCGACGACGGCCGCTGGTGGCAGGGCCTGCTCCTGGGCCTCGCGGTGGCGGCCAGCGCGACGCTGGGTGACCTCGGCGAGTCGATGATCAAGCGGGACCTCGGCATCAAGGACATGGGCACGCTGCTGCCGGGCCACGGCGGCATCATGGACCGCCTGGACTCCCTGCTGCCGACGGCTCCCGTGGTGTGGCTGCTGATGGTGCTGTTCGTGGGCAGCGGCTGA
- a CDS encoding type VII secretion target translates to MSGQFGVDPETLTDLAGRFDREATGLAGPIGAFSGSAAEIGQAFGLLGICDGATEKYRQLLESTVKAIGHLPEVLRTDGDRLRLNATHYADSDRTALGYLHSAASGGRP, encoded by the coding sequence ATGAGCGGGCAGTTCGGGGTGGACCCCGAGACGTTGACGGATCTGGCGGGCAGGTTCGACCGGGAGGCGACGGGGCTTGCCGGGCCGATCGGGGCGTTCTCGGGGAGCGCGGCGGAGATCGGGCAGGCGTTCGGGCTGCTGGGGATCTGCGACGGGGCGACCGAGAAGTACCGGCAGTTGCTGGAGAGCACGGTGAAGGCGATCGGGCATCTTCCGGAGGTGCTCAGGACCGACGGTGACCGGCTCAGACTGAACGCCACGCACTACGCCGACTCGGACCGCACCGCCCTCGGCTATCTGCACTCCGCGGCCTCGGGAGGCCGTCCGTGA
- a CDS encoding VOC family protein: MTAPAYQQMIFVNLPVNDLDASKKFFTELGYSLNPQFSDDNAASVVISDTIVAMLLTKPFYATFTKKEIADATQTSEVLVALSAESRAKVDELVDKALAAGGSPSGETQDHGFMYGRSFDDLDGHTWEVIWMDPAAIQG, encoded by the coding sequence ATGACTGCGCCGGCCTACCAGCAGATGATCTTCGTCAACCTGCCCGTGAACGACCTCGATGCCTCGAAGAAGTTCTTCACGGAGCTCGGCTACTCGCTCAACCCGCAGTTCAGCGACGACAATGCGGCCTCGGTGGTGATCAGTGACACCATCGTCGCGATGCTGCTCACGAAGCCCTTCTACGCGACCTTCACCAAGAAGGAGATCGCGGACGCCACACAGACCAGCGAGGTCCTGGTCGCGCTGAGCGCGGAGAGCCGCGCGAAGGTGGACGAACTGGTCGACAAGGCGCTCGCGGCGGGCGGCTCCCCCTCCGGCGAGACCCAGGACCACGGTTTCATGTACGGCCGCTCCTTCGACGACCTCGACGGCCACACCTGGGAGGTCATCTGGATGGACCCGGCGGCGATCCAGGGCTGA